A genomic window from Planococcus rifietoensis includes:
- a CDS encoding YceI family protein, with translation MKKWTVDQAHSEIGFSVKHMMISKVKGSFASYEAQVEADENNLENALIDFKIDVTSIDTNNEDRDNHLRSADFFDAEQHPYITFNATDIRKKDDDEYELEGDLTIKGVTRPAKFEAEYGGKATNPWGVEVVAYNVNGKINRKDFGLTWNQALETGGVLVGEDIKLNLEIQANPA, from the coding sequence ATGAAAAAATGGACAGTAGACCAAGCGCATTCAGAAATCGGATTTTCCGTGAAACACATGATGATCTCAAAAGTGAAAGGCTCTTTCGCTTCATACGAAGCACAGGTGGAAGCAGATGAAAACAACCTTGAAAATGCATTGATCGATTTCAAAATTGACGTGACAAGCATCGATACCAATAATGAAGACCGCGACAACCACTTGCGCTCTGCAGATTTCTTCGACGCTGAGCAGCATCCATACATTACGTTCAACGCAACCGATATCCGCAAAAAAGACGATGACGAATATGAGCTTGAAGGCGATTTGACGATCAAAGGCGTGACCCGCCCAGCGAAATTCGAAGCGGAATACGGCGGCAAAGCTACCAACCCGTGGGGCGTTGAAGTTGTTGCTTACAACGTCAACGGCAAAATCAACCGCAAAGATTTCGGTTTGACATGGAACCAAGCGCTTGAAACAGGCGGCGTGCTTGTCGGCGAAGACATCAAATTGAACTTGGAAATCCAAGCGAACCCAGCATAA
- a CDS encoding FMN-dependent NADH-azoreductase → MENILVVKANNRPASEGVSSKMHEVFMENLKTDAEVNTFDVFAEDMPYFGQDFFDAMQKSAQAEELTDLEQRILTAANKAMDAFMDADVVVFAFPLWNKTIPAALQTFIDYVYRAGMTFKYTEEGPVGLVPEKKVIILNARGGVYSTPEMAPSEMSVNYIRAIMNFFGITDIEEVIIEGHNMYPDRAEQIIADGMERVKETANTLSKVNA, encoded by the coding sequence GTGGAAAATATTTTAGTCGTAAAAGCCAATAACCGTCCCGCTTCTGAGGGCGTTTCAAGTAAAATGCACGAAGTATTCATGGAGAACTTAAAAACAGATGCAGAGGTCAACACGTTTGACGTATTCGCAGAAGACATGCCGTATTTTGGCCAGGATTTCTTCGACGCCATGCAGAAATCAGCACAAGCGGAAGAATTGACTGACTTGGAGCAGCGCATCTTGACGGCAGCCAACAAAGCGATGGACGCATTCATGGATGCTGACGTAGTCGTGTTCGCATTCCCGTTGTGGAATAAAACAATTCCTGCAGCTTTGCAAACATTCATCGACTATGTCTACCGTGCAGGCATGACCTTCAAGTACACAGAAGAAGGCCCGGTTGGCTTGGTTCCAGAGAAAAAAGTCATCATCTTGAACGCACGCGGCGGCGTCTACTCGACACCAGAAATGGCGCCTAGCGAAATGAGCGTCAACTACATCCGTGCCATCATGAACTTCTTCGGCATCACAGACATCGAAGAAGTCATCATCGAAGGCCACAATATGTATCCTGACCGCGCTGAGCAAATCATCGCAGACGGCATGGAACGCGTGAAAGAAACAGCTAACACACTTTCTAAAGTAAATGCATAA
- a CDS encoding FAD-dependent oxidoreductase: MSQSEQQNRIPESKESFWRAYKELPDYPAFTGNKSTEVAVVGAGIAGVITAYLLAKEGKKVTLLDAGKLIDGVTGYTTAKISAQHGLYYAPLIKLVGEKQAKLYYEANMDGLKFIEETAKELNIDCDFSHRDAFIYSTKDSTVKLLEKEAEAYQQLGIDGELAREESELPFPVTEALVMRNQAQFHPVKFLTGLVKELEKMGVDIHEQSRAMKILSKKDPVIQTENLSHLSCDKVVVATHYPFNDFDGMYFSRLSVNRSYAIAVRTNGKIPEGMYISADSPSRSIRFTPGEDGEKLLLLGGEGHATGQSSVDTMEHYENLAKFGEDYFAADEIPYRWSSQDMTTLDKIPYVGTITAGYENILVATGFHKWGMANGAIAGRILTDQIVGRENPYAALFDPTRPKVKTADAASFLKDNASVAKELVSGKLKKASKTIDDLEKGQGGLVKVDGKKAGGYRDEYGQVHLVKPTCTHMGCDVAWNDAETSWDCPCHGSRFSHTGEVLEGPAVKPLKKLEGGI, translated from the coding sequence ATGTCTCAAAGTGAACAGCAAAACCGTATTCCCGAATCGAAAGAGTCTTTTTGGAGAGCGTACAAGGAATTGCCGGATTACCCGGCATTTACCGGCAATAAGTCTACGGAAGTCGCAGTAGTGGGCGCTGGAATCGCGGGCGTCATCACAGCGTATCTATTGGCGAAAGAAGGAAAGAAAGTGACACTTCTTGATGCCGGCAAATTGATCGATGGCGTCACGGGCTATACGACTGCGAAAATTTCGGCTCAGCATGGCCTGTATTACGCGCCGCTGATCAAACTGGTCGGTGAAAAACAAGCAAAGCTTTATTACGAAGCCAATATGGACGGATTGAAATTCATCGAAGAAACGGCAAAAGAACTGAACATCGATTGCGATTTTTCGCATCGCGATGCGTTCATCTATTCGACAAAAGATTCCACGGTGAAGTTATTGGAGAAAGAAGCGGAAGCATACCAGCAGCTGGGCATCGACGGGGAGCTTGCACGCGAAGAGTCAGAGCTGCCGTTCCCTGTGACAGAAGCGCTCGTCATGCGTAACCAGGCTCAATTCCATCCGGTGAAATTCTTGACCGGCCTCGTAAAAGAACTGGAGAAAATGGGCGTAGACATCCACGAACAAAGCCGCGCCATGAAAATCCTGAGCAAAAAAGACCCGGTCATCCAGACGGAAAACCTATCTCATTTATCGTGCGATAAAGTAGTCGTTGCGACGCATTATCCGTTCAACGATTTCGACGGCATGTATTTCTCCAGGCTGTCAGTCAACCGCTCCTATGCCATTGCCGTCCGGACCAATGGCAAGATTCCAGAAGGCATGTACATCAGCGCCGACAGCCCATCCCGCTCTATCCGGTTTACGCCGGGAGAGGACGGGGAAAAACTCTTGCTGCTCGGCGGAGAAGGCCATGCGACGGGCCAAAGCTCCGTCGACACGATGGAACATTACGAGAATTTGGCGAAGTTCGGCGAGGATTATTTCGCTGCAGACGAGATTCCATATCGCTGGTCGTCGCAGGATATGACGACTTTGGATAAAATCCCGTACGTCGGCACGATCACCGCGGGTTATGAAAATATCCTTGTCGCCACCGGATTCCATAAATGGGGCATGGCGAACGGCGCCATTGCCGGCCGGATTCTGACCGACCAAATCGTCGGGCGTGAAAACCCATACGCTGCGTTATTCGATCCGACGCGGCCGAAAGTGAAAACAGCCGATGCGGCGAGCTTCTTGAAAGACAATGCCTCGGTGGCAAAAGAACTGGTCAGCGGCAAACTGAAAAAAGCCTCCAAGACCATCGACGACCTTGAAAAAGGACAGGGCGGTCTTGTCAAAGTGGACGGCAAAAAAGCGGGCGGTTACCGAGATGAATATGGCCAAGTGCATCTTGTCAAACCGACCTGTACGCATATGGGCTGTGATGTGGCGTGGAACGATGCCGAAACATCATGGGATTGCCCGTGTCACGGTTCCCGCTTCTCGCATACCGGAGAAGTATTGGAAGGCCCTGCCGTGAAACCGCTGAAGAAATTAGAAGGCGGCATATAA